The following proteins are co-located in the Manihot esculenta cultivar AM560-2 chromosome 7, M.esculenta_v8, whole genome shotgun sequence genome:
- the LOC110619333 gene encoding trihelix transcription factor ASIL2 isoform X4 produces the protein MLIIQTLPYKVISRLTPIREADVIAGLNARPSLPLPLSTSPTNPILFSIILHPLSLRRTLAPSAIHSPTSHTPLPLFPMDPIRSVHHSTRPSASGGGGGREDCWSEGATETLIEAWGDRYINLNRGNLRQKDWKEVADTVNGRQNGVKPRKTDVQCKNRIDTLKKKYKLEKAKPPPSKWPFYYRLDSLIGANATVNPKKKAAAATFPVKSTPSIKPELYTGVSNSTEASFDDEKDEDDDDIGFDERAIKKQHRIEDVDFSDGAACRELARAILKFGEIYERIESSKQQQMVELEKQRMEFTKELEFERMNMFMDAQLELEKKSSKRSKYASSGSAGKTL, from the exons ATGTTAATCATCCAAACACTGCCTTATAAAGTCATTTCCCGTCTAACCCCAATACGGGAAGCTGACGTCATTGCCGGTCTCAATGCACGGCCATCTCTACCCTTACCCCTTTCCACCTCTCCCACGAATCCGATTCTTTTCTCTATTATCCTTCACCCCCTTTCCCTCCGGCGTACTTTAGCACCATCCGCCATCCACTCTCCCACCTCCCACACTCCTTTACCCCTCTTTCCCATGGACCCCATTCGGTCAGTCCATCACTCCACCCGCCCCTCCGCATCTGGCGGAGGCGGCGGCCGTGAGGACTGTTGGAGCGAAGGCGCAACTGAAACGCTGATAGAGGCGTGGGGGGACCGTTACATTAATCTCAACCGCGGAAATCTCCGTCAGAAGGACTGGAAGGAAGTAGCCGACACTGTCAACGGCCGTCAAAACGGAGTCAAGCCACGGAAAACGGACGTCCAGTGCAAGAACCGAATCGATACGTTGAAGAAGAAGTACAAGCTCGAGAAAGCTAAACCACCTCCATCCAAATGGCCGTTCTATTATCGGCTCGATTCCCTCATCGGGGCTAACGCTACCGTTAACCCAAAAAAGAAGGCCGCCGCCGCCACCTTCCCTGTGAAATCCACGCCAAGCATAAAGCCGGAGCTTTATACAGGAGTCTCAAATTCCACGGAGGCATCTTTCGACGACGAGAAAGACGAGGACGACGATGATATAGGGTTTGATGAAAGAGCCATAAAGAAGCAGCACAGGATCGAGGACGTTGATTTCTCTGATGGAGCTGCGTGTAGAGAGTTAGCAAGAGCTATATTGAAGTTTGGGGAGATATATGAGAGAATCGAGAGCTCTAAGCAGCAGCAAATGGTGGAGCTAGAGAAGCAGAGAATGGAGTTCACTAAGGAACTAGAGTTCGAGAGGATGAACATGTTCATGGATGCCCAATTGGAGCTCGAAAAGAAGTCTTCAAAGCGTTCGAAATACGCCTCATCTGGTTCAG CAGGAAAGACATTATAG
- the LOC110619080 gene encoding GDSL esterase/lipase At2g40250, whose translation MKPPNTATAIFLVHFFTSFFLSLPCSTTASSPALTALYAFGDSTDDPGNNNQLVTLFRSDHPPYGKDFPYQVPTGRFSDGKLSTDFIVSSLGLKDLLPAYLDPKLTTNDLLTGVSFASAGTGLDDLTAELAGALKISSQLDYFDEAVTRMKGLVGEEKAKFIVENAIFIISVGSNDFMDNFYELPTRKFQFSISGYQDFLLHELESAIQRLYNAGGRRFAIVGLPPIGCLPIQVTIGSLIPGKHMFQRVCVEQQNTDSIAYNIKLQSLISRLKGSWAKGAKISYLDIYYPLEDMINNPSKYGFEETLRGCCGLGIVETGPLCDVMEATCNDASKYIFWDAVHPTQATYFFLAQTALQTVIPSLLP comes from the exons ATGAAGCCGCCCAACACCGCCACCGCCATCTTCCTAGTGCACTTCTTCACTTCTTTTTTCCTCTCTTTGCCATGTTCAACCACTGCTTCATCTCCAGCTCTAACAGCTCTCTACGCCTTCGGCGACTCCACCGACGACCCAGGAAACAACAACCAACTCGTGACTCTTTTCCGCAGCGATCATCCTCCATACGGCAAAGATTTTCCCTACCAAGTACCCACAGGGAGGTTCTCCGACGGAAAATTATCAACAGACTTCATAGTTTCATCATTAGGGTTGAAAGATCTCTTACCAGCATATCTAGACCCTAAACTCACCACAAATGATTTATTAACCGGCGTTAGTTTTGCGTCTGCCGGTACCGGATTAGATGACTTGACGGCAGAATTGGCCGGTGCACTAAAGATCTCAAGTCAGCTAGATTACTTTGATGAAGCAGTGACAAGGATGAAGGGATTGGTTGGTGAAGAGAAGGCTAAGTTTATAGTGGAAAatgctatttttattattagtgTTGGAAGTAATGATTTTATGGATAATTTCTATGAATTGCCAACGagaaaatttcagttttccATTTCTGGATATCAAGATTTTCTGCTTCATGAACTTGAATCCGCCATTCAG AGACTATACAATGCGGGAGGGCGTAGATTTGCGATTGTGGGTCTGCCACCCATTGGCTGCCTACCAATCCAAGTGACAATTGGCAGCTTAATACCAGGCAAACACATGTTTCAACGTGTGTGTGTGGAGCAGCAGAACACTGACTCTATTGCCTACAACATTAAGCTTCAAAGTCTAATCTCAAGGTTAAAGGGTTCATGGGCCAAGGGTGCCAAAATATCTTACTTGGACATATATTATCCATTGGAGGACATGATCAATAACCCATCTAAATATG gatttgaagaaactCTTAGAGGTTGCTGTGGATTGGGGATAGTGGAAACAGGACCTCTATGTGATGTGATGGAAGCAACATGCAATGATGCATCAAAATATATATTCTGGGATGCTGTTCATCCAACCCAAGCTACTTATTTCTTCCTTGCTCAAACTGCTTTGCAGACAGTCATCCCATCTCTCCTCCCTTGA
- the LOC110619791 gene encoding U-box domain-containing protein 1, with translation MDHAQIPSNMISSGSLLESLIHISNEVSSMDKLPCLQMRNISIMVRRIKLVSSLFEDLQEANCPLPPSSILCLSELFYVIRRVKILIQDFKDGSSLWGLIQTEFVSNQFYVLVKEMGRALDILPLSLLNLSADTREQVELLHKQAKRVDLLIDPKELQIREELLQIMACNNDKKNRKNKGSIDFVKVKEVLSSIGLRSSLDYDEEILKLKFEAEKQAGTGGLIVVSNLNNLVSLLTFTKSMIFSDEDEELEHQSASVNRNQDVSSSSQSILPNIPDEFRCPISLDLMKDPVIVASGHTYDRNSIAQWINAGHHTCPKSGQRLIHMALIPNYALKSLVHQWCQDNNIPMADFSPSSSSELERSNSKNKLQEEKAIDHISAIKAATDAVKMTAEFLVGKLAMGSLEIQRQAAYELRLLAKTGMDNRRIIAEAGAIPFLVTLLGSTDARIQENAVTALLNLSIYENNKRLVMAAGATDSIINVLESGKTMESRENAAAAIFSLSMINDSKVTIGGRPRAIPALVRLLREGTTAGKRDAASALFNLAVHNANKANVVVSGAVPLLIELLVDDKAGITDDALAVLSLLLSCSEGLEEIRNSRVLVPLLIDLLRFGSAKGKENSITLLLGLCKNGGEEVARRLLMNPRSVPSLQSLSVDGSLKARRKADALLRLLNRCCSQAQNPVG, from the coding sequence ATGGATCATGCACAAATTCCTTCTAACATGATCTCTTCTGGGTCTTTGTTAGAATCTCTGATTCATATCTCCAATGAAGTTTCTTCCATGGATAAGCTTCCTTGTTTACAGATGAGGAACATTTCAATCATGGTACGAAGGATCAAGCTTGTTTCTTCTTTGTTTGAAGATTTACAGGAAGCAAATTGTCCTCTTCCTCCATCTTCTATCTTGTGCCTTTCCGAGCTTTTCTACGTGATCAGAAGAGTGAAGATTCTGATTCAAGATTTCAAAGATGGCAGCTCGCTTTGGGGTTTGATTCAGACAGAATTTGTATCAAATCAGTTTTATGTTCTTGTGAAGGAGATGGGGAGAGCTCTTGATATTCTTCCTCTAAGCTTGCTTAATTTATCTGCAGATACTAGAGAACAAGTTGAGCTTCTTCACAAGCAAGCAAAGAGGGTAGATTTGTTAATTGACCCTAAAGAACTTCAAATAAGAGAAGAGCTTCTGCAGATAATGGCCTGCAATAATGATAAGAAGAATAGAAAGAACAAGGGCTCCATTGATTTTGTCAAAGTGAAAGAAGTTTTGAGCAGCATTGGATTAAGAAGTTCATTAGATTATGATGAAGAAATCCTGAAGCTTAAGTTTGAAGCAGAGAAGCAGGCAGGCACAGGAGGACTAATTGTGGTTTCCAATTTAAACAATCTCGTATCTCTTCTTACATTTACAAAGTCCATGATTTTCAGTGATGAAGATGAAGAGTTGGAGCATCAATCTGCATCTGTGAACAGAAATCAGGATGTTTCTTCATCTTCTCAATCAATTCTTCCAAACATTCCCGATGAATTCCGTTGCCCAATTTCTCTTGACTTGATGAAAGATCCTGTGATTGTAGCATCTGGGCACACTTATGATCGAAATTCAATTGCTCAGTGGATCAATGCAGGGCATCACACTTGTCCCAAAAGTGGCCAAAGGCTAATTCACATGGCTTTGATTCCAAATTATGCTCTCAAGAGTTTAGTGCACCAATGGTGCCAAGATAACAATATCCCAATGGCAGATTTCTCTCCTTCATCTTCCTCTGAATTGGAGAGAAGCAACAGCAAGAATAAATTACAAGAGGAGAAAGCTATAGATCACATTTCTGCCATTAAAGCTGCGACAGATGCTGTCAAAATGACAGCTGAATTCTTGGTGGGGAAACTAGCCATGGGGTCCCTGGAAATTCAGAGACAGGCAGCTTATGAACTCAGGTTGCTAGCCAAAACTGGCATGGATAATCGCAGGATAATTGCTGAAGCAGGTGCCATACCATTTCTGGTAACATTACTAGGTTCCACAGATGCAAGAATTCAAGAAAATGCTGTCACCGCCTTGCTGAATCTTTCTATTTATGAAAATAACAAGCGTCTCGTAATGGCAGCAGGAGCAACAGACAGCATAATAAATGTCCTGGAATCAGGGAAAACAATGGAGTCAAGAGAAAATGCAGCAGCAGCAATCTTCAGCCTGTCAATGATAAATGACAGCAAGGTGACAATCGGCGGCCGCCCCCGGGCAATTCCGGCCTTGGTTAGGCTGTTAAGAGAAGGAACAACAGCCGGAAAAAGGGATGCTGCAAGTGCACTATTTAATCTTGCAGTCCATAATGCAAATAAAGCAAATGTTGTAGTTTCAGGAGCAGTTCCTCTGCTGATTGAACTATTGGTGGATGACAAAGCAGGCATAACAGATGATGCCTTAGCTGTTTTGTCTCTACTTTTGAGTTGCTCTGAAGGGCTGGAGGAGATAAGGAACAGCAGAGTTCTGGTGCCTCTTCTGATTGATCTGTTGAGATTTGGATCAGCaaaagggaaggagaattctATAACTCTTCTGTTGGGTCTCTGCAAAAATGGAGGAGAAGAGGTTGCAAGACGTTTGTTAATGAATCCAAGGAGTGTTCCTTCTCTTCAGAGCTTGTCTGTTGATGGGTCATTGAAAGCTAGAAGAAAAGCTGATGCACTTCTTAGATTACTCAATAGATGCTGCTCTCAAGCTCAAAATCCTGTTGGATAA
- the LOC110619333 gene encoding trihelix transcription factor ASIL2 isoform X5, whose protein sequence is MLIIQTLPYKVISRLTPIREADVIAGLNARPSLPLPLSTSPTNPILFSIILHPLSLRRTLAPSAIHSPTSHTPLPLFPMDPIRSVHHSTRPSASGGGGGREDCWSEGATETLIEAWGDRYINLNRGNLRQKDWKEVADTVNGRQNGVKPRKTDVQCKNRIDTLKKKYKLEKAKPPPSKWPFYYRLDSLIGANATVNPKKKAAAATFPVKSTPSIKPELYTGVSNSTEASFDDEKDEDDDDIGFDERAIKKQHRIEDVDFSDGAACRELARAILKFGEIYERIESSKQQQMVELEKQRMEFTKELEFERMNMFMDAQLELEKKSSKRSKYASSGSGKTL, encoded by the exons ATGTTAATCATCCAAACACTGCCTTATAAAGTCATTTCCCGTCTAACCCCAATACGGGAAGCTGACGTCATTGCCGGTCTCAATGCACGGCCATCTCTACCCTTACCCCTTTCCACCTCTCCCACGAATCCGATTCTTTTCTCTATTATCCTTCACCCCCTTTCCCTCCGGCGTACTTTAGCACCATCCGCCATCCACTCTCCCACCTCCCACACTCCTTTACCCCTCTTTCCCATGGACCCCATTCGGTCAGTCCATCACTCCACCCGCCCCTCCGCATCTGGCGGAGGCGGCGGCCGTGAGGACTGTTGGAGCGAAGGCGCAACTGAAACGCTGATAGAGGCGTGGGGGGACCGTTACATTAATCTCAACCGCGGAAATCTCCGTCAGAAGGACTGGAAGGAAGTAGCCGACACTGTCAACGGCCGTCAAAACGGAGTCAAGCCACGGAAAACGGACGTCCAGTGCAAGAACCGAATCGATACGTTGAAGAAGAAGTACAAGCTCGAGAAAGCTAAACCACCTCCATCCAAATGGCCGTTCTATTATCGGCTCGATTCCCTCATCGGGGCTAACGCTACCGTTAACCCAAAAAAGAAGGCCGCCGCCGCCACCTTCCCTGTGAAATCCACGCCAAGCATAAAGCCGGAGCTTTATACAGGAGTCTCAAATTCCACGGAGGCATCTTTCGACGACGAGAAAGACGAGGACGACGATGATATAGGGTTTGATGAAAGAGCCATAAAGAAGCAGCACAGGATCGAGGACGTTGATTTCTCTGATGGAGCTGCGTGTAGAGAGTTAGCAAGAGCTATATTGAAGTTTGGGGAGATATATGAGAGAATCGAGAGCTCTAAGCAGCAGCAAATGGTGGAGCTAGAGAAGCAGAGAATGGAGTTCACTAAGGAACTAGAGTTCGAGAGGATGAACATGTTCATGGATGCCCAATTGGAGCTCGAAAAGAAGTCTTCAAAGCGTTCGAAATACGCCTCATCTGGTTCAG GAAAGACATTATAG
- the LOC110619333 gene encoding trihelix transcription factor ASIL2 isoform X1, which yields MLIIQTLPYKVISRLTPIREADVIAGLNARPSLPLPLSTSPTNPILFSIILHPLSLRRTLAPSAIHSPTSHTPLPLFPMDPIRSVHHSTRPSASGGGGGREDCWSEGATETLIEAWGDRYINLNRGNLRQKDWKEVADTVNGRQNGVKPRKTDVQCKNRIDTLKKKYKLEKAKPPPSKWPFYYRLDSLIGANATVNPKKKAAAATFPVKSTPSIKPELYTGVSNSTEASFDDEKDEDDDDIGFDERAIKKQHRIEDVDFSDGAACRELARAILKFGEIYERIESSKQQQMVELEKQRMEFTKELEFERMNMFMDAQLELEKKSSKRSKYASSGSVCLASYLCLFLQDAHACTNRHSETCM from the exons ATGTTAATCATCCAAACACTGCCTTATAAAGTCATTTCCCGTCTAACCCCAATACGGGAAGCTGACGTCATTGCCGGTCTCAATGCACGGCCATCTCTACCCTTACCCCTTTCCACCTCTCCCACGAATCCGATTCTTTTCTCTATTATCCTTCACCCCCTTTCCCTCCGGCGTACTTTAGCACCATCCGCCATCCACTCTCCCACCTCCCACACTCCTTTACCCCTCTTTCCCATGGACCCCATTCGGTCAGTCCATCACTCCACCCGCCCCTCCGCATCTGGCGGAGGCGGCGGCCGTGAGGACTGTTGGAGCGAAGGCGCAACTGAAACGCTGATAGAGGCGTGGGGGGACCGTTACATTAATCTCAACCGCGGAAATCTCCGTCAGAAGGACTGGAAGGAAGTAGCCGACACTGTCAACGGCCGTCAAAACGGAGTCAAGCCACGGAAAACGGACGTCCAGTGCAAGAACCGAATCGATACGTTGAAGAAGAAGTACAAGCTCGAGAAAGCTAAACCACCTCCATCCAAATGGCCGTTCTATTATCGGCTCGATTCCCTCATCGGGGCTAACGCTACCGTTAACCCAAAAAAGAAGGCCGCCGCCGCCACCTTCCCTGTGAAATCCACGCCAAGCATAAAGCCGGAGCTTTATACAGGAGTCTCAAATTCCACGGAGGCATCTTTCGACGACGAGAAAGACGAGGACGACGATGATATAGGGTTTGATGAAAGAGCCATAAAGAAGCAGCACAGGATCGAGGACGTTGATTTCTCTGATGGAGCTGCGTGTAGAGAGTTAGCAAGAGCTATATTGAAGTTTGGGGAGATATATGAGAGAATCGAGAGCTCTAAGCAGCAGCAAATGGTGGAGCTAGAGAAGCAGAGAATGGAGTTCACTAAGGAACTAGAGTTCGAGAGGATGAACATGTTCATGGATGCCCAATTGGAGCTCGAAAAGAAGTCTTCAAAGCGTTCGAAATACGCCTCATCTGGTTCAG TCTGCTTGGCGTCATATCTCTGTCTCTTTCTTCAAGATGCACATGCATGCACTAACCGACATTCAGAGACATGCATGTGA
- the LOC110619335 gene encoding LOB domain-containing protein 21 — MRSHEPRSSSSCAACKFLKRRCIPNCIFAPYFRSDEPKKFAKVHKVFGASNVSKILTEVPEEQREDTVNSLAYEAEARLRDPVYGCIGAIALLQRKMVELQFDLAIARARLARYTANSSSSAAILNDRSGLTTFSEFPAICGGLIQSFGLSSSELNQDGLMNDLSQFPYIF, encoded by the coding sequence ATGAGAAGCCATGAACCTCGTTCAAGCTCCTCATGTGCAGCCTGCAAGTTCTTGAAAAGAAGATGCATACCCAATTGCATATTTGCACCATATTTTAGATCTGATGAGCCCAAAAAGTTTGCCAAAGTACACAAGGTCTTTGGTGCAAGCAATGTGAGCAAGATCCTGACTGAAGTTCCTGAAGAGCAACGAGAAGACACGGTTAATTCTCTGGCTTATGAGGCTGAAGCAAGGCTAAGAGATCCTGTCTACGGTTGCATTGGAGCTATAGCTTTGCTGCAAAGAAAGATGGTTGAGCTTCAGTTTGATCTTGCCATTGCTAGAGCTCGTCTAGCTCGATATACTgcaaattcttcttcttctgctgctATCTTGAATGATCGCAGTGGCTTGACAACTTTCTCTGAATTTCCTGCTATTTGTGGAGGATTGATCCAAAGTTTTGGCCTGAGTTCATCTGAGTTGAATCAAGATGGACTCATGAATGATTTAAGCCAATTCCCatatatattttga
- the LOC110619333 gene encoding trihelix transcription factor ASIL2 isoform X2, translated as MLIIQTLPYKVISRLTPIREADVIAGLNARPSLPLPLSTSPTNPILFSIILHPLSLRRTLAPSAIHSPTSHTPLPLFPMDPIRSVHHSTRPSASGGGGGREDCWSEGATETLIEAWGDRYINLNRGNLRQKDWKEVADTVNGRQNGVKPRKTDVQCKNRIDTLKKKYKLEKAKPPPSKWPFYYRLDSLIGANATVNPKKKAAAATFPVKSTPSIKPELYTGVSNSTEASFDDEKDEDDDDIGFDERAIKKQHRIEDVDFSDGAACRELARAILKFGEIYERIESSKQQQMVELEKQRMEFTKELEFERMNMFMDAQLELEKKSSKRSKYASSGSGARASVLRVQVQLLI; from the exons ATGTTAATCATCCAAACACTGCCTTATAAAGTCATTTCCCGTCTAACCCCAATACGGGAAGCTGACGTCATTGCCGGTCTCAATGCACGGCCATCTCTACCCTTACCCCTTTCCACCTCTCCCACGAATCCGATTCTTTTCTCTATTATCCTTCACCCCCTTTCCCTCCGGCGTACTTTAGCACCATCCGCCATCCACTCTCCCACCTCCCACACTCCTTTACCCCTCTTTCCCATGGACCCCATTCGGTCAGTCCATCACTCCACCCGCCCCTCCGCATCTGGCGGAGGCGGCGGCCGTGAGGACTGTTGGAGCGAAGGCGCAACTGAAACGCTGATAGAGGCGTGGGGGGACCGTTACATTAATCTCAACCGCGGAAATCTCCGTCAGAAGGACTGGAAGGAAGTAGCCGACACTGTCAACGGCCGTCAAAACGGAGTCAAGCCACGGAAAACGGACGTCCAGTGCAAGAACCGAATCGATACGTTGAAGAAGAAGTACAAGCTCGAGAAAGCTAAACCACCTCCATCCAAATGGCCGTTCTATTATCGGCTCGATTCCCTCATCGGGGCTAACGCTACCGTTAACCCAAAAAAGAAGGCCGCCGCCGCCACCTTCCCTGTGAAATCCACGCCAAGCATAAAGCCGGAGCTTTATACAGGAGTCTCAAATTCCACGGAGGCATCTTTCGACGACGAGAAAGACGAGGACGACGATGATATAGGGTTTGATGAAAGAGCCATAAAGAAGCAGCACAGGATCGAGGACGTTGATTTCTCTGATGGAGCTGCGTGTAGAGAGTTAGCAAGAGCTATATTGAAGTTTGGGGAGATATATGAGAGAATCGAGAGCTCTAAGCAGCAGCAAATGGTGGAGCTAGAGAAGCAGAGAATGGAGTTCACTAAGGAACTAGAGTTCGAGAGGATGAACATGTTCATGGATGCCCAATTGGAGCTCGAAAAGAAGTCTTCAAAGCGTTCGAAATACGCCTCATCTGGTTCAG GGGCTCGTGCATCAGTGTTGAGGGTGCAAGTCCAATTGCTAATTTGA
- the LOC110619333 gene encoding trihelix transcription factor ASIL2 isoform X3, with the protein MLIIQTLPYKVISRLTPIREADVIAGLNARPSLPLPLSTSPTNPILFSIILHPLSLRRTLAPSAIHSPTSHTPLPLFPMDPIRSVHHSTRPSASGGGGGREDCWSEGATETLIEAWGDRYINLNRGNLRQKDWKEVADTVNGRQNGVKPRKTDVQCKNRIDTLKKKYKLEKAKPPPSKWPFYYRLDSLIGANATVNPKKKAAAATFPVKSTPSIKPELYTGVSNSTEASFDDEKDEDDDDIGFDERAIKKQHRIEDVDFSDGAACRELARAILKFGEIYERIESSKQQQMVELEKQRMEFTKELEFERMNMFMDAQLELEKKSSKRSKYASSGSDVKQSRE; encoded by the exons ATGTTAATCATCCAAACACTGCCTTATAAAGTCATTTCCCGTCTAACCCCAATACGGGAAGCTGACGTCATTGCCGGTCTCAATGCACGGCCATCTCTACCCTTACCCCTTTCCACCTCTCCCACGAATCCGATTCTTTTCTCTATTATCCTTCACCCCCTTTCCCTCCGGCGTACTTTAGCACCATCCGCCATCCACTCTCCCACCTCCCACACTCCTTTACCCCTCTTTCCCATGGACCCCATTCGGTCAGTCCATCACTCCACCCGCCCCTCCGCATCTGGCGGAGGCGGCGGCCGTGAGGACTGTTGGAGCGAAGGCGCAACTGAAACGCTGATAGAGGCGTGGGGGGACCGTTACATTAATCTCAACCGCGGAAATCTCCGTCAGAAGGACTGGAAGGAAGTAGCCGACACTGTCAACGGCCGTCAAAACGGAGTCAAGCCACGGAAAACGGACGTCCAGTGCAAGAACCGAATCGATACGTTGAAGAAGAAGTACAAGCTCGAGAAAGCTAAACCACCTCCATCCAAATGGCCGTTCTATTATCGGCTCGATTCCCTCATCGGGGCTAACGCTACCGTTAACCCAAAAAAGAAGGCCGCCGCCGCCACCTTCCCTGTGAAATCCACGCCAAGCATAAAGCCGGAGCTTTATACAGGAGTCTCAAATTCCACGGAGGCATCTTTCGACGACGAGAAAGACGAGGACGACGATGATATAGGGTTTGATGAAAGAGCCATAAAGAAGCAGCACAGGATCGAGGACGTTGATTTCTCTGATGGAGCTGCGTGTAGAGAGTTAGCAAGAGCTATATTGAAGTTTGGGGAGATATATGAGAGAATCGAGAGCTCTAAGCAGCAGCAAATGGTGGAGCTAGAGAAGCAGAGAATGGAGTTCACTAAGGAACTAGAGTTCGAGAGGATGAACATGTTCATGGATGCCCAATTGGAGCTCGAAAAGAAGTCTTCAAAGCGTTCGAAATACGCCTCATCTGGTTCAG ATGTGAAGCAATCGAGGGAATAG